The genomic segment CCAGACCTTGAAACGCAAGTTTGACGAGGCTGTCATGGCTTTGAGCCTGGAATGGTCCTATGAAAAAGACCAGATTTTTGAAGCATATATAAATGAGGTTTATATGGGCCAGGATGGAAACCGGGCAATCCACGGTTTTGGCATGGCAAGTTTTTTTTATTTTGGCCGTTCAATAACCGATCTTCAGCCGGAAGAAATTGCCTTACTTGCTGGACTTTTAAAAGGGCCTTCATTTTACGATCCCAGAAGATTTCCTGACCGTTCCCTTGAGCGCAGGAATCTTATATTAAAGGTAATGAAAGAGCATAAACTTATCAGTCCTGATTTTGCAGATCAGGCTTTAAAAACCGGGCTTGGTGTTTCTCCTGATCCGCCTTCGGGAAACACAAGGTTTCCTGCTTTTATGGATTTTGTTAAACGCAGCCTGCTTAAAGAATATAATGAAAAGGATCTGAGAACAGAAGGACTGGGTATATTTACCTTTCTTGATCCCCAGATTCAATTAACAGCAGAACAGGCAATTGTTAAAAAACTTGATGCAATTGAAAAAAAACATGGTTTTTCCAAAGGCGGGCTTGAAACTGCTGCAATTATAACCTCAACAGGGGGAAGTGAAATTCTGGCTCTTATAGGAAGCAGGAAACCTGAAAGCAGGGGATTCAACCGCGCCCTTGATGCCAGGCGGTCAATTGGTTCACTTATAAAACCTGCTGTTTATCTTACTGCTTTGCAGAGTCCTGAAGATTATACCCTGATTTCCCCTCTTGATGATTCCAAACTTTCAATAAAGGACAGGAAAAATGTGTGGACACCTCAAAACTACGATATGCAGTATCACGGCATAGTGCCCCTTTACCAGGCGCTTGCCCATTCGTATAATGTTGCAACTGTCCGTCTTGGCATGAATCTTGGTCTTGAAAAGGTTTTTGATACATTACAAAAGCTTGGACTGGAACAGAAATTTGACCCATATCCTTCTGCCCTGCTTGGAACCATGTCCATGTCTGTTCTTGAAGTGGCTCAAATGTACCAGACCCTGGCATCAGGAGGTTTTTATTCGCCTGCAAGAGCCATCCAGGCAGTTTACAAACCTGACGGTACTCCTTTACAGAGATATCCCCTGACTGTCAGCGGTAATTTTGATCCAGGTGCAGTTTATCTTCTAAACAAGGCATTGCAGGCTGTTGCTGTGGAAGGCACTGCAAGATCATTAAAAGACCTGATGCCCCAAAACCTTGGGATTGCAGGAAAAACAGGAACCACTGATGATTTAAGGGACAGCTGGTTTGCAGGATTTACAGGAAATCATCTGGCTGTTGTATGGCTGGGAAGGGATGATAATAAAACCTGTTCTTTGACAGGTTCATCAGGAGCATTGCAGGTCTGGGCTGAAATCATGTCCCGCATTTTAAACACACCTTTAAAATTCATGTCGCCTGGTAATGTCAAATGGTTTACAGTTGATCCTGAGTCAGGATTTTTAAGGGATGAGTTCTGTCCTGACACAGTTTCAATACCGTTTATAATTGGTTCGGAACCAAAGGAGTATCTGCCATGCAGCCAGGCTGGCGAAACACCCCGGCAGCCTGATAAGGCAGATAAACCGGATAAGGCAAAAAAACCTTCAATATTTGATTTATTAAAGGATATGTTCTGATGAAAATTAATTATAAATTTATTGCATTTGTATTGATCGCAGGGCTGGTTCTTACAGGATGTACAGCAGGCCCGGCACCTTCTCCACAAAAAGGCCCGGCACCGATTTATGATGAAAACGGCAATGTTTTGTGGCAGCCCCTGCCAGGAGATCAAACTAGGCATCAGCCTCGGCCCCAGCCTGAAAACCAGGAAATATCCCAGGAGGATAATGGAAAATCTTCTGAAACCCGGGCACAAGTTCCGCAGTCAAGACCAGCTCCGCGCATAGGTGCCCAGGATAATCCAGAACCAGTTTCTGGAGACAGCCATCTTCTTGCCGCAGTTACACCCCTTGCAGACCAGGCAGAGCAGCAGATGGAAGCAGGAGAACTGGACAGGGCTTTTGCCACGGCAGAGCGTGCTGTAAGGATTGATCCCTATAATGCAAAGCTCTGGAATCTTATGGCAAGAATTCAATTTAAACAGGAAAACTATTCCCAGGCAGAACAGCTTGCAAAAAAATCAAATCTGCTGGCAAAAAATGACAGGGAACTGAAATCCTTGAACTGGAAAATCATTGCAGCAGTTCTAAGCCAGCAGGGAAAAGAGGATCAGGCAGGGGATGCACTTCAAAAAGCACAGGAATATGAATAATATATGACATCAGCACAAAAAGGCTCAATACTATGTCCCAATTGCCGAAAGCTTATAAACAAAGATGAATCCATATGTCCGTTCTGTGGTATAGGCAATCCAAATTCAGGATTAAAAAACAATATTCTTATTCAGGGGTTCAGTTCAGGGGAATATTTAATCAATACCATAATCTATATTAGTGCAGGACTTTATATTCTCTCTCTTATGTTTTATCCGCCCCACATAGGTTTATCCAATCCTTTTAATGCTTTTTCACCTGATAATTACAGCCTTTTGCTCCTTGGTGCAACAGGCACAATTCCCATAGGCGAACTCAGTTACTGGTGGACCCTTGTTTCTGCCAGTTATCTCCACGGCAGCCTGCTTCATATTATTTTTAATATGCTTGCTTTCAGGCAGATAGGAAACCTGGTTATTAATCTTTACGGAATAAACAGGATGATTATAATCTGGTTTTTTGCCGGTATTACAGGGTTTATGGTTTCATACCTGGCTGGTGTCAGGTTTACAATCGGGGCTTCTGCTGCAATCTGCGGCATGATTGGTGCCGCGCTTTATTATGGCAAAAGCAGGGGAGGAGTATTTGGTCAGGCAGTATATAAGCAGGTTAGTGCCTGGGTTATGGGTATTTTTCTTATTGGATTAATGCCCGGCATAAACAACTGGGGACATGGCGGCGGAATTGCTGCAGGGATTCTTCTTGGTTTTGTTTTTAAATACCAGGAACAAAGAAGAGATCATTTTTTTGATAAAGCCCTGGCAGGAATTTGTATTTTTATTACTGCTGTTATATTAATCTGGTGTGTTGGTTTGGGGCTTGTCAGCCGGATAAGCGGTTAACTATATATATTTTCCACTTCAATATTCAGGGAAGCTGCAAGCCTGATAACCTCAGTTTTTGCTGCATCAAAATCAAATTTGTCCAGTTTATTTAAAACAGGTTCAACCGGCAGGGAACCAATTGAATCAGCCAGTTTTTCCAGGAAAGGTTCAAGCAGGGAAGGGTTGTATTCTTCAAATAGTGCCAGCATTTCTGTAAAAATAATTTTCAAAGAACAAATATCTTGTTCTGATAAATTATTTTCTGATGCCTGCAAAGGCTGTTCCTGAGGCTGGGGGGGAATATACTGGTAAATAAATTCAATTGTTTTTTGCAAATCATTAGAAAGATTTTGTACCAAAGGGATTATTTCATGGTTTTCTTTTGTTAATATCTCTGCATTAAGTTTTACAGCTATGCGGAAAACATTGTTTATACAGAGATTTCCTGACACGCCTTTGAGTGCGTGGGCAGCAGCAAATGCCCCTTTTTTATCTCCATTTTCCAGCAGATACATGATTTCATCGCCGGCATTATTGTATTTTCTGCAAAATTGGAGCAGGGCTTTGTGATAAGCTTTTTCATTCTGCCAGAGTTGAAGACCTTTATTAATATCAATGATGCCGTCATTTACCTGTGAACCATTATCAATTGGAAATACAGGAGTTATCCTGATCTCCTCTGATGAATTATTCCTGTTTACCAGGTTTTCCATAAGCTGATAAAGTTGATTAAAATCAATTGGCTTGGCTGCAACAGCGTCCATTCCTGCATCCAGGCATTGGTCCTGTTCTTCTTTCATTACACTGGCAGTAAGTGCAATTATAGGAATGTGTCTGCCTGAACCGATTTCCTGTTCACGAATCTTTTGGGCAGCATCAATTCCGTTCATTTCCGGCATGTGAATGTCCATCAGGATAAGATCAGGTTTTTCTTTTTCATAAGCTGCAACAGCCTCCAGACCGTTTTCAGCTTCAATGACAATGTGCCCGGCTTTTTTGAGACGTATCCTGACCAGCATCCTGTTTTCTTTTAAATCCTCGGCAATCAGCACCTTTAAATTATTGGATGACATCTGCTGATGATTATCCATTTTCAATTTTTCATTATCCATTCTCAATTCATCTTGCTCTGCTGTTTCCATTTTTACTGTAAAATGAAAAATACTGCCTTTTCCAACCTGGCTCTCTGCCCATATTCTGCCGCCCATGAGTTCAACAAGCTGTTTTGAAATTGTAGTCCCCAGACCCGTTCCCCCAAAACGGCGGGAGGTAGAGCTTTCAGCCTGGGTAAAAGGTTCAAATATACTGTCTATTCTTTCCAAAGGGATACCAATACCGGTATCGGAAACAGCAAAATGGATCATCCCGGGAACAATTGTATTATCTTTTGGTTCAACCAGAGGTTCTGCTGTAACAATTATCCCTCCTGCTGCGGTAAATTTCAGGGCATTTCCCAGAAGATTGATAAGAATCTGCCTTAGACGTAAACAATCTCCTTTAAAATAAAGGGAAAGTTCAGGATGAATTTGACAGGAAAGGGTTAGTCCTTTTTCCCTGCATTTCATTTCAAACATTTGCAGTGTATCATCCATTATTTCCTGGAGATTAAATGTCTGTTTTTCAAGTTCCAGTCTGCCGCTTTCCAGTTTACTGACATCCAGGATGTCATTTATCAGTGTGAGCAGGGATTTTGCAGAATTATAAGCAGTGGAAATATTGTTTTTATGGACTCCGGGCAGGTTTGAATCTTCCAGGGACAGTTCCAGAAAACCCAGGATTGAATTCATGGGAGTTCTGATCTCATGGGACATATTTGCCAGAAATTCGCTTTTAGCTCTTGTTGCAGCTTCCACCTTTTGGAAAGATTCTTTTAACTGTCGGATCATGCTGTTAAAAGCTGCTGAAAAATCTCCCATAAAATCAATTTCATGGGAGAAATCTCCTTTGGCAATCTGCTGGGTTTTCCAGGTCAAGTGTCTTAAATTTGCCTGAAGACTTTTAAGGGAATGCAGAAATAATATTTTGCCTCTGGGAACTTCAAAATTCAGATCACCTTTTGAAAGGGCATAGATCAGGTCAGTGGAATTGTCGTATTCCTTTAAGAACTTGTTGACATAAGTTACCAGCTGCTTGATCTCATTATCAGGATAGTCCCCAGGCAGACTCACAGGCATGGGTTTTCTGCCTTTGAGAATCAGGTAAAAAATCTCTGTAATCCTGTCTATATCATTTTCATTAACACTCAGCATTCCCTGTTTCCTTGTTATTAATTTTACAGATTGAGCATGATTTATTCAGGTTTTACATCAAAGCGGCATACTCTGTCTCCTGAACACCAGCAGTCAATCTCCTTTACAATAAAACTTTTTCCTGTGAAATCAAAAAGTATTCCGCTTATAAATCCTTCATCATAGGTGCATATGGTTTCATCACTGACAGGCAGACCTGAACAATCAAGATCTTCAGATACTGTCAGGGTAAAACTCATTGTTTCCAGGTCGGATTTTTCAATCCTCAGGATTCCAACACCCAGTGCTTTTAACTGATTTTGAAGATCAGCAATAAATTCATTAAAGTCATTTTTTTGGGTGATTATTTTCTGGGAAAAAGCAATCCCAGCCTGTTTACCTGCTTCATAGAATATCCTGTCAGCAGTTTCAGTATCATATGATTTAATCAATACATCTCTCAGTGTAAACTGCATTAGACGGTAAACACTGACATCCATGACAGTTCCCAGGTTTGGACGGCCCAGGTTGATATCGCCTATCATGCTCCAGTCAAATAATAATTCATCTCTTTCTTCTTTAAACATTATTTTTCTCCTTGTTTTTTTATTGTTTATACCGCGTTCCGGTATTCTTCCTGGATAATTTTCAATATCTTTTCAAATTGGAAATTATCAGTCAAAGCTTTTATTGTTTTCCCAGTCTGGACATCATAAGAATAAATTTCAGTAATCAGGTTTTCCATTTCTGTAACATCTCCTTCCTGCAAGGGAGGAATCATTCTGGAGATCAGTTCTAAAGGCAGGGTATTAAGAGATGTTAACGGGAGTATTTCTTTGTCTTTATCTTCTTCTATTATTTGTGCTGGAAGTTTTATTGTTATAGTTGTGAATCCTGGTGTGGAAGTATCAAGATGAATGCTTCCTCCCTGGATTTCTGCAATCAGTCTGGCTGAATAAGTTCCAAGCCCGGTGCCTTTAGTTTTGGAGAGTGTAACGTATTTATCAAAAAATCTGGTACGAATCTTTTCAGGTACCTCCCCTTTGTTTTGAATATTGATAATGCCTTGATTTTTTTCATGGTTCATATTAATTATAATTTTTTCATCTTCAGGCGAGGCTTCAACAGCGTTTTTTATCAGATTTGAGAGCATGGTGTAACAAAGCAGATTTTCACCGCGAACCAAAAAAATATCTTCATTTTTTTCAGGATTTTTACTCATATCAATATTAAATGAGAGTCCCTTTTGTTTCATTATATAGTGATTTTCATTAATGACTTTTCTTATCAAATTTAAAATATTAACATCAACAGCTTCAAATTCATATACTCCCCGTTCCATTTTAATAATATCTAAGGACAGGTTAATCATGTCCAGCATTTTCAGTCCTGCTTCCTCAATTTGTTTCAGGTTCTCTATAATTTCTTCAGGCAGGTTTTTATGTTCCATCATTATCTCCGGCAGTACAATAATTGAATTCAGAGGAGATTTAAGATCATGACGCATAATATGTTCAACATCTTCCCGAAGGCATGATGCTTCAATTATAGCTTTGTTCTGTTCTTCAAGTATTTTTTTCTGCCTTTCGATTTTCTCGCGGGCAAGTTTTAATTCCAGATGATTTTTTATCCTTGCCCTGACTATTGAGGGACTGATGGGTTTGGCAATATAGTCAATTGCCCCCAGTTCAAGCCCTTTTGCCTCATCTTCTATTTCCATTTTTGCAGTTACGAAAATTACAGGCATAAGGCGTGTTGTTTTATCAGCTTTTAATCTCCTGCATACTTCATAGCCGTCCATTTCAGGCATCATAATATCAAGCAGGATCAGATCAGGTATAATTTTTTTTGCAATCTCAAGTGCTTTGATACCGTTTGGAGCAAATGATAATTGATACCTGTCCTCTAAAACCTGCCTCATTAATTGCAGGTTATAAGGTTCGTCATCTACAATAAGCACTCTCCATCTTCTGTCTGTCATGCAGCATCTCCTATATAAATTTTTTAATAACTTGAATATCGCAGTTTATTACAATGCACAAGTGCGCAGGCTGTTACTATTGATTTTTATTGAATACCAAGTGATGAAGCCAGTTTCACGGCCGCTTCTTTTGCCTTTTCAAAATCAAAGATTTCAACTGCCCGTGTAATTGGTTCGAGCTGATACTGCGGAATATGCCGGCCAAGTTTTTCAAGAAAGGGTTCGATCTCAGCAGGGTTGAATTCTTCAAAGGAGTTCAGCATATCTTTAAAAAGTCCCTGAATATCTTCGGACGGTAAAGATAAATCGGATTTTTCAAAAAAATCAGGTTTCTTATCCTGATTATTTACACGCTCACAGATGGAATTAACAGGTTGAGATGCTTTCATCTGAATCGTGAAATGAAAAATGCTGCCTTTTCCAACTTCGCTTTCTACCCATATCTCACCGCCCATCATTTTAATAAGCTGCTTTGAGATGGTGGTTCCCAGTCCGGTTCCGCCGAACCGCCTGGATGTTGAACTGTCTGCCTGGGTAAAAGGATCAAATATAAAAGCCAGTCTTTCAGGCGGAATGCCTATGCCGGTATCGGAAATAGAAAACTGTATCATATCCAGATTATTATTTTTTGTAATTGGGGTTATTATTATATCTATTTTTCCTTTTTCCGTAAATTTAAAGGCATTTTCCAGCAGGTTGATTAGAATTTGTCTCAGCCTTGAACGATCTCCTGTAAAATACAGGGGAAGATCAGGATGGATATTACAGGAAAGTTCCAAATCTTTTTCCCTGCATTTCATTTCAAAAACCTGGAGAGTTTCTTCCATCATCTGGTGCAGGTAAAATCCCTGTTTTTCAAGTTCCATCCTGCCGTTTTCCAGTTTGCTGATATCCAGAACATTGTTTATGAGTATGAGCAGGAATTTTGCAGAATTAAGGGCTGTCCTGAGATTTTTTCTGTGAATTTCAGACAGGGCAGTATCTTCAAGGGACAATTCCAGAAAACCTAATATTGAATTCATGGGTGTTCTAATTTCATGGGACATATTTGCCAGAAAGGTACTTTTTGCCAGGCTTGCAGATTCGGCGGCTTCTTTTGCCCTGATTATTTCTTGTTCCACATGTTTTTTTTGTTCGATATCCTGAAGAATCCAGATGGAACCATCATCAATATTGTCAGGATTGACAGCAATTCCTGTCATATCACACCATAACAACGAGTTGTCTTTACGCTTTATTTGCAGTTCTGTC from the Desulfonema limicola genome contains:
- the mrcB gene encoding penicillin-binding protein 1B, whose amino-acid sequence is MAFSRIFNKRTFLITGLVFLIGTIIFCAGSGVYVFKLSQAAKDKFAGKKWELPARIYARPLELYPGLTIDPDKFTQELELMQYRKTDRIDAPGSYSRRDNTFTLFTRQFQFQDSHEKSKKIRAAVKNNKVISLKDLETGDPAGLVRLDPAHIGSFYPTHNQDRLWVKFKDVPPLLIQTVLAVEDQNFYKHFGIEPKAIFRAMIINFKQGRTVQGGSTLTQQLVKNLFLSKSQTLKRKFDEAVMALSLEWSYEKDQIFEAYINEVYMGQDGNRAIHGFGMASFFYFGRSITDLQPEEIALLAGLLKGPSFYDPRRFPDRSLERRNLILKVMKEHKLISPDFADQALKTGLGVSPDPPSGNTRFPAFMDFVKRSLLKEYNEKDLRTEGLGIFTFLDPQIQLTAEQAIVKKLDAIEKKHGFSKGGLETAAIITSTGGSEILALIGSRKPESRGFNRALDARRSIGSLIKPAVYLTALQSPEDYTLISPLDDSKLSIKDRKNVWTPQNYDMQYHGIVPLYQALAHSYNVATVRLGMNLGLEKVFDTLQKLGLEQKFDPYPSALLGTMSMSVLEVAQMYQTLASGGFYSPARAIQAVYKPDGTPLQRYPLTVSGNFDPGAVYLLNKALQAVAVEGTARSLKDLMPQNLGIAGKTGTTDDLRDSWFAGFTGNHLAVVWLGRDDNKTCSLTGSSGALQVWAEIMSRILNTPLKFMSPGNVKWFTVDPESGFLRDEFCPDTVSIPFIIGSEPKEYLPCSQAGETPRQPDKADKPDKAKKPSIFDLLKDMF
- a CDS encoding V4R domain-containing protein; the encoded protein is MFKEERDELLFDWSMIGDINLGRPNLGTVMDVSVYRLMQFTLRDVLIKSYDTETADRIFYEAGKQAGIAFSQKIITQKNDFNEFIADLQNQLKALGVGILRIEKSDLETMSFTLTVSEDLDCSGLPVSDETICTYDEGFISGILFDFTGKSFIVKEIDCWCSGDRVCRFDVKPE
- a CDS encoding tetratricopeptide repeat protein, encoding MKINYKFIAFVLIAGLVLTGCTAGPAPSPQKGPAPIYDENGNVLWQPLPGDQTRHQPRPQPENQEISQEDNGKSSETRAQVPQSRPAPRIGAQDNPEPVSGDSHLLAAVTPLADQAEQQMEAGELDRAFATAERAVRIDPYNAKLWNLMARIQFKQENYSQAEQLAKKSNLLAKNDRELKSLNWKIIAAVLSQQGKEDQAGDALQKAQEYE
- a CDS encoding ATP-binding protein, with product MLSVNENDIDRITEIFYLILKGRKPMPVSLPGDYPDNEIKQLVTYVNKFLKEYDNSTDLIYALSKGDLNFEVPRGKILFLHSLKSLQANLRHLTWKTQQIAKGDFSHEIDFMGDFSAAFNSMIRQLKESFQKVEAATRAKSEFLANMSHEIRTPMNSILGFLELSLEDSNLPGVHKNNISTAYNSAKSLLTLINDILDVSKLESGRLELEKQTFNLQEIMDDTLQMFEMKCREKGLTLSCQIHPELSLYFKGDCLRLRQILINLLGNALKFTAAGGIIVTAEPLVEPKDNTIVPGMIHFAVSDTGIGIPLERIDSIFEPFTQAESSTSRRFGGTGLGTTISKQLVELMGGRIWAESQVGKGSIFHFTVKMETAEQDELRMDNEKLKMDNHQQMSSNNLKVLIAEDLKENRMLVRIRLKKAGHIVIEAENGLEAVAAYEKEKPDLILMDIHMPEMNGIDAAQKIREQEIGSGRHIPIIALTASVMKEEQDQCLDAGMDAVAAKPIDFNQLYQLMENLVNRNNSSEEIRITPVFPIDNGSQVNDGIIDINKGLQLWQNEKAYHKALLQFCRKYNNAGDEIMYLLENGDKKGAFAAAHALKGVSGNLCINNVFRIAVKLNAEILTKENHEIIPLVQNLSNDLQKTIEFIYQYIPPQPQEQPLQASENNLSEQDICSLKIIFTEMLALFEEYNPSLLEPFLEKLADSIGSLPVEPVLNKLDKFDFDAAKTEVIRLAASLNIEVENIYS
- a CDS encoding rhomboid family intramembrane serine protease: MTSAQKGSILCPNCRKLINKDESICPFCGIGNPNSGLKNNILIQGFSSGEYLINTIIYISAGLYILSLMFYPPHIGLSNPFNAFSPDNYSLLLLGATGTIPIGELSYWWTLVSASYLHGSLLHIIFNMLAFRQIGNLVINLYGINRMIIIWFFAGITGFMVSYLAGVRFTIGASAAICGMIGAALYYGKSRGGVFGQAVYKQVSAWVMGIFLIGLMPGINNWGHGGGIAAGILLGFVFKYQEQRRDHFFDKALAGICIFITAVILIWCVGLGLVSRISG
- a CDS encoding hybrid sensor histidine kinase/response regulator, whose protein sequence is MTDRRWRVLIVDDEPYNLQLMRQVLEDRYQLSFAPNGIKALEIAKKIIPDLILLDIMMPEMDGYEVCRRLKADKTTRLMPVIFVTAKMEIEDEAKGLELGAIDYIAKPISPSIVRARIKNHLELKLAREKIERQKKILEEQNKAIIEASCLREDVEHIMRHDLKSPLNSIIVLPEIMMEHKNLPEEIIENLKQIEEAGLKMLDMINLSLDIIKMERGVYEFEAVDVNILNLIRKVINENHYIMKQKGLSFNIDMSKNPEKNEDIFLVRGENLLCYTMLSNLIKNAVEASPEDEKIIINMNHEKNQGIINIQNKGEVPEKIRTRFFDKYVTLSKTKGTGLGTYSARLIAEIQGGSIHLDTSTPGFTTITIKLPAQIIEEDKDKEILPLTSLNTLPLELISRMIPPLQEGDVTEMENLITEIYSYDVQTGKTIKALTDNFQFEKILKIIQEEYRNAV